A window of the Schlesneria paludicola DSM 18645 genome harbors these coding sequences:
- a CDS encoding 3'-5' exoribonuclease YhaM family protein, translated as MPRRFVTDLKDGEIVDDVFLVSDKQLRANRNAALYLSVDLRDKTGMMNGRMWNVSEDSCSGVQSGGYVRARGKVQLFQGTLQLILTHCDPVSAATVDPVDFEQMTSAKIDQLLDELRKILLGFENSSLRTLMECFFVDETLMHALTETPAGVKAHHAYPGGLIEHVVTLLHVAEKMCEVYTDVDVELLQTGVFLHDIGKTRELSCESGFNYTDEGQLLGHLNIGVEMLTEKIRRVEELTQEPFPQELQLRLKHMILSHHGTYEFGSPRLPMTPEAMILHMIDNLDAKLHEFTRAIQDDPNSGSHWTLFIPRLDRKIFKGIK; from the coding sequence ATGCCTCGCCGATTCGTTACTGATCTGAAAGACGGCGAAATCGTTGACGATGTCTTTTTGGTCTCCGACAAACAACTTCGTGCCAATCGAAATGCGGCATTGTATCTGTCTGTCGACCTGCGCGACAAAACCGGCATGATGAACGGTCGGATGTGGAATGTCTCGGAAGACTCCTGCTCGGGGGTCCAAAGTGGCGGCTACGTTCGCGCACGCGGGAAAGTGCAATTGTTCCAGGGAACATTGCAACTGATTCTGACACATTGCGACCCGGTTTCGGCCGCGACTGTCGATCCCGTCGACTTTGAGCAGATGACGTCCGCAAAGATTGACCAGTTGCTGGATGAGTTGCGAAAGATCCTGCTGGGTTTTGAAAACTCGTCGCTTCGCACGCTGATGGAATGTTTCTTCGTCGACGAAACGCTGATGCACGCCCTGACGGAAACGCCAGCCGGAGTGAAAGCACATCATGCCTATCCGGGCGGGCTGATCGAGCATGTCGTCACCCTGCTGCACGTCGCGGAAAAAATGTGCGAAGTTTACACCGACGTCGACGTCGAATTGCTTCAAACGGGCGTCTTCCTGCATGACATCGGCAAAACGCGAGAACTCTCGTGCGAATCGGGTTTCAACTACACGGACGAAGGGCAACTGCTCGGGCACCTGAACATCGGTGTCGAGATGCTAACCGAAAAAATTCGTCGCGTGGAAGAGCTGACGCAAGAACCGTTTCCGCAAGAATTGCAGTTGCGATTGAAGCATATGATTCTGAGCCATCATGGCACATACGAGTTTGGAAGTCCGCGGCTACCGATGACGCCGGAAGCCATGATCCTGCACATGATCGACAATCTCGACGCCAAGCTGCATGAGTTCACACGCGCCATTCAAGACGATCCGAATAGCGGTTCGCACTGGACGTTGTTCATCCCTCGTCTAGACCGAAAGATCTTCAAAGGCATCAAGTAA
- a CDS encoding HEAT repeat domain-containing protein: MTESPQESASIPESPLMDDLPPVQPPSAGFILQLFVFPALIVMAVVAVWWMFGWIAAGEQDWRKLLQELQSQNLHIRNRSMYGLAQVLDQDSRRGDQGQNLRANREITQGLTDQLIIELRKNSSSKEGVAIQEYLTRALGMLDPLDITAPALQMAMEPQRDLDIRKSAVVSLSFIAGRALERQQPLSNPESIDALIQLSSDPLPILRQSSAFALGLFHSPAATHQLEVLLGDGDEKTRVNAAIGLARQKSTAGFAVIREALHQPVGEPAAQNASATGTTSEGDRLRLEGEQFLVVKNVLKAVKELAGKLDDSQRQELTPLLESLSSKHPEIRIRVDATDALQTMKRVSR, from the coding sequence ATGACCGAATCCCCACAGGAATCTGCCTCGATTCCCGAATCTCCCTTGATGGACGACTTGCCACCCGTGCAGCCGCCCTCGGCCGGATTCATTTTGCAACTGTTTGTCTTCCCTGCACTGATTGTCATGGCGGTCGTGGCCGTCTGGTGGATGTTTGGCTGGATCGCGGCTGGCGAGCAGGATTGGCGGAAGCTGCTTCAGGAACTGCAAAGCCAGAACCTGCATATTCGCAACCGTTCAATGTACGGCCTGGCACAAGTCCTTGATCAGGATTCGCGCCGTGGTGACCAGGGCCAGAACCTGCGAGCCAATCGTGAAATCACGCAGGGGCTGACCGATCAGTTGATCATTGAACTCCGCAAGAACTCCAGCTCGAAAGAGGGGGTGGCGATTCAAGAGTATCTGACCCGCGCGCTCGGAATGCTGGACCCCCTCGACATCACCGCCCCCGCCCTGCAGATGGCGATGGAACCACAACGCGATCTGGATATCCGCAAGAGTGCGGTGGTGTCGCTGTCATTTATTGCGGGACGCGCCCTCGAACGACAACAGCCGCTTTCCAACCCTGAAAGTATTGACGCGCTGATTCAATTGTCATCGGACCCGCTGCCGATTCTGCGTCAGTCGTCGGCATTTGCGCTGGGCCTGTTCCATTCGCCGGCCGCGACGCATCAGCTGGAAGTCTTGCTTGGCGATGGCGATGAAAAAACTCGCGTAAATGCCGCCATCGGGCTGGCTCGCCAGAAATCGACCGCGGGTTTTGCCGTCATTCGCGAAGCACTGCATCAACCAGTCGGTGAACCGGCCGCGCAGAATGCCTCGGCAACAGGGACAACAAGCGAAGGGGATCGACTGCGGCTCGAGGGTGAGCAGTTTCTGGTCGTCAAAAATGTCCTGAAGGCGGTGAAAGAGTTGGCAGGCAAGTTGGATGATTCACAGCGACAAGAGCTGACGCCGCTACTGGAATCGTTGTCGTCGAAACATCCCGAGATCCGGATCAGAGTTGACGCCACCGACGCGTTGCAAACGATGAAGCGCGTATCTCGATGA
- a CDS encoding plasmid pRiA4b ORF-3 family protein, whose translation MSKKEKLADSHLDPVRSRVAAMKFWSRFTQPQPTHSFAFPEPVDWSDDEPGFLSQLPSVPYDDSIVYSLRITIADSKPRIWRRLTTKSVSLEILHSIIQLLMGWNDSHLHGYEIRKRRVPLPDDGADVDEQSISIAQLFAAKIKRLSYTYDFGDNWRLTISIEESMPTVKDVSYPQCVAGQGAPPLEDIGGIQIWSKLLSAIRYPQREQCDETRALMMRLGDEFVLSEFDLPQTNTRLQRIFHRQSRGRKKK comes from the coding sequence ATGTCAAAAAAAGAAAAACTTGCGGATTCGCACCTTGATCCGGTCAGGTCGCGCGTGGCGGCAATGAAATTCTGGTCACGGTTCACACAGCCGCAGCCAACGCATTCCTTCGCATTTCCCGAGCCAGTGGATTGGTCGGATGACGAGCCTGGATTCTTGTCCCAACTTCCCTCGGTGCCCTACGACGATTCGATTGTTTACTCGTTGCGAATCACCATTGCGGATTCGAAGCCGAGAATCTGGAGGCGACTGACGACCAAGTCGGTCTCGCTCGAGATCCTGCATAGCATCATCCAGTTGCTGATGGGATGGAACGACTCGCATTTGCATGGATACGAAATACGTAAGCGTCGAGTTCCGCTGCCCGATGATGGCGCGGATGTCGACGAGCAATCCATCTCGATTGCTCAATTGTTTGCCGCGAAGATCAAACGCCTGAGCTACACCTATGATTTCGGCGACAACTGGCGACTGACGATCTCGATCGAAGAGTCGATGCCGACCGTCAAAGACGTATCCTATCCCCAGTGCGTGGCCGGACAAGGTGCACCGCCGCTGGAAGATATCGGCGGGATTCAGATCTGGTCGAAGCTGCTCAGTGCCATTCGATATCCCCAGCGAGAACAGTGCGACGAAACACGGGCTTTGATGATGCGACTCGGGGACGAGTTCGTACTGTCCGAATTCGATCTGCCGCAAACGAATACACGTCTGCAACGGATTTTTCATCGGCAATCGCGCGGCAGAAAGAAGAAATAG
- the hemW gene encoding radical SAM family heme chaperone HemW has product MTSSNRSPLADRDTSSDSIRPRAAYIHVPFCAHRCGYCDFTLIAGRDDLVGDYLRALKQEIERLGPRHIAPLDSLFFGGGTPTHPAPAELRELFRIVGQHFQTSSATEISVEANPLDLTDEKIEILASAGVNRISLGVQSFSRDALKLMERDHTPEAIVDVMHRLRRAISNISLDLIFGIPGQTLEDWESTLRQAIALEPQHLSTYGLTFEQGTAFWTRRERGQLMNVDEELEREQYALAMELLKREGFEQYEISNFARPGYQCRHNHVYWSGSEYWAFGPGAARYQDGRRETNLRSVLGWLGRIERGESPVADTEELAPEHRARELIYLSLRRNAGLDRLEFHKRTGFDLDTMCAEALRRQIELGMLEDDGQAIRLSAAGRFVADRVVLEFL; this is encoded by the coding sequence ATGACGTCATCCAATCGTTCACCCTTGGCTGATCGCGATACGTCGTCTGATTCGATCCGTCCGCGCGCCGCCTACATCCACGTTCCCTTTTGTGCGCATCGCTGCGGCTATTGCGATTTCACGCTGATTGCCGGTCGCGACGATCTGGTTGGAGACTACCTGCGAGCGCTAAAGCAAGAAATCGAACGGCTGGGCCCCCGGCACATCGCGCCGCTGGATTCACTCTTTTTCGGGGGTGGTACACCGACCCATCCCGCCCCGGCGGAACTGCGCGAACTTTTCCGAATCGTAGGGCAGCATTTTCAAACGTCCTCTGCAACGGAAATCAGCGTCGAAGCGAACCCACTGGACTTAACCGATGAGAAGATCGAGATCCTGGCCAGCGCGGGGGTCAATCGAATCAGCTTGGGTGTGCAGTCGTTCTCGCGTGATGCCCTGAAATTGATGGAACGGGATCATACGCCTGAGGCAATCGTCGATGTCATGCATCGCCTGCGGCGGGCCATATCAAACATCTCGTTGGATCTGATCTTCGGAATCCCTGGCCAGACGCTTGAAGATTGGGAGTCAACCCTGCGACAGGCGATTGCCCTGGAACCTCAGCATCTTTCGACGTATGGGCTGACGTTCGAGCAGGGAACCGCATTCTGGACGCGACGCGAGCGTGGGCAGCTCATGAACGTTGACGAAGAGCTCGAGCGTGAGCAGTACGCATTGGCGATGGAACTGCTGAAGAGGGAGGGGTTCGAACAATACGAGATCTCGAACTTCGCGCGGCCCGGGTATCAGTGCCGGCACAATCATGTCTACTGGAGCGGCAGCGAGTACTGGGCGTTTGGTCCTGGGGCCGCGCGCTATCAAGATGGACGGCGCGAAACGAATCTTCGGAGTGTTCTCGGATGGTTGGGCCGAATTGAACGTGGCGAATCTCCAGTTGCCGACACGGAAGAACTCGCTCCCGAACATCGCGCCCGAGAACTGATCTACCTGAGCCTTCGCCGAAACGCGGGCCTTGATCGTCTAGAGTTTCACAAGCGGACGGGCTTCGATCTGGACACGATGTGTGCCGAGGCGTTGCGGCGGCAAATCGAACTCGGGATGCTCGAAGATGATGGCCAGGCAATTCGCCTCTCCGCCGCGGGGCGCTTCGTCGCAGATCGTGTGGTGCTCGAATTCTTGTAA
- a CDS encoding 1-phosphofructokinase family hexose kinase, whose product MILSTGLTPAWQQILVFSEFAVGQVNRATAALACASGKVLNVGSALHQLGVHSKTLSLAGGKVGELLRADFERLGAPVRWVPSQIPTRTCTTILDQKTNLTTELVENSHAVPHDELETFFHAFVEEVRAAQTVVITGSLPDGCPKNYFRRLLEKSHARSILDIRGAELDEALATRPFIVKPNCEELARTVGRDLDSSEDIFAAMAELRARGAEWVVISQGADPLLALGPDGRLQIDVPQVDVRNPIGCGDCLAAGIAVGLDKGLSMPDSLRCGVRAAGENASHLLPARGLSRLS is encoded by the coding sequence GTGATTTTGTCCACTGGTCTGACTCCCGCCTGGCAGCAGATTCTCGTGTTTTCCGAATTTGCCGTGGGGCAGGTCAATCGAGCGACGGCGGCGCTCGCCTGCGCGTCGGGTAAGGTCTTGAATGTGGGCAGTGCCTTACACCAATTGGGCGTGCATTCGAAGACGCTGTCGCTGGCCGGTGGAAAGGTCGGTGAACTTCTTCGTGCGGATTTCGAGAGGCTGGGCGCTCCTGTGCGATGGGTGCCATCACAAATCCCGACACGTACCTGTACCACGATCCTGGATCAGAAAACAAATCTCACGACGGAACTCGTTGAAAACTCGCACGCAGTTCCGCACGACGAGCTTGAGACCTTTTTCCACGCGTTTGTCGAAGAAGTTCGCGCGGCACAAACTGTCGTAATCACGGGGTCACTGCCCGATGGGTGCCCCAAAAATTACTTTCGTCGACTGCTGGAGAAGTCACACGCCCGATCGATCCTGGACATTCGGGGGGCTGAATTGGATGAGGCGCTGGCGACGAGGCCCTTTATCGTCAAGCCGAATTGCGAAGAACTCGCGCGGACGGTCGGCAGAGACCTGGATTCCAGCGAAGATATTTTTGCCGCAATGGCCGAGCTGCGAGCTCGAGGGGCGGAATGGGTCGTCATCAGCCAGGGTGCCGACCCTTTACTGGCTCTTGGACCGGATGGTCGCCTGCAGATCGACGTTCCACAGGTGGATGTTCGCAATCCGATCGGCTGCGGTGATTGTCTTGCCGCCGGAATCGCCGTTGGGCTGGACAAAGGTTTGTCGATGCCAGACTCTCTTCGCTGTGGTGTTCGTGCCGCGGGAGAAAATGCCTCGCACCTGTTGCCCGCGCGGGGATTGTCGAGGCTTTCATGA
- a CDS encoding HEAT repeat domain-containing protein: MQSLNRAAGFQSTCAAKFVVLIAFVTTVFCVGFPVAAQPAAPAKPAVAPAKPSVPKTDELKIDPDKLPDWYHAPPEPLAIKDLDLPLATKEELAKLKREFGSAYRQTLKTCDVSANGRKIIEGAIHYKLAEMTVRDRLSDLPGLRKTFVQEFTTIGDGARRKGEIDAMTALVGQEIVKQIPELLKNNSYVRLNAVYILCEINYAPAYELLLQVMRAPDIRKDEENGQPETLKIVAAMGLVRILRFASPSVKERTAMATGIIEALKDPQTHFWYQLRLIEALRYCEIAGFDPGDKDRPFVVECLISVVNDANRTWKVRTRACYALGRVPFPKSVKVEDVITAITECALQISNAAAANPNHMDWKYCFYNLYAAFHTVDGKDKEKDKDLDTEKKGAGGLLVRFKVAAQPAYAVIVPIVADILSGKAPDAGSLQKLTQFARSRQTDAVQAGTNK; this comes from the coding sequence GTGCAAAGCCTCAACCGGGCCGCCGGATTCCAATCGACCTGCGCCGCGAAGTTCGTGGTGCTTATCGCTTTCGTGACGACCGTCTTTTGCGTGGGTTTCCCAGTTGCGGCACAGCCGGCCGCTCCAGCGAAACCCGCCGTCGCCCCGGCGAAACCATCGGTTCCGAAAACTGATGAGTTGAAAATCGATCCTGATAAATTGCCGGATTGGTACCACGCCCCACCAGAACCACTGGCGATCAAGGACCTGGATCTTCCTCTGGCGACGAAAGAGGAACTGGCAAAACTCAAGCGAGAGTTCGGGTCGGCCTATCGCCAGACCCTGAAGACCTGCGATGTGAGCGCCAACGGGCGAAAAATCATCGAAGGGGCAATTCACTACAAACTGGCGGAAATGACCGTCAGAGACAGACTGAGTGATTTGCCAGGCCTGCGCAAGACGTTTGTTCAAGAATTTACGACAATTGGCGACGGAGCTCGTCGTAAAGGAGAAATCGATGCGATGACGGCTCTTGTTGGGCAAGAGATCGTCAAACAGATCCCAGAGCTACTCAAGAACAACTCCTACGTCCGCTTAAATGCCGTCTATATCCTGTGCGAAATCAACTACGCTCCGGCGTATGAGCTGCTGCTGCAGGTGATGCGTGCTCCGGACATTCGTAAAGATGAAGAGAATGGCCAGCCCGAGACGCTCAAGATCGTTGCTGCCATGGGTTTGGTTCGAATTCTTCGGTTTGCGTCACCGTCCGTCAAAGAGCGAACGGCAATGGCCACTGGGATCATCGAGGCACTCAAAGATCCGCAGACCCATTTCTGGTATCAACTGCGACTGATCGAGGCATTGCGCTATTGCGAAATCGCGGGATTCGATCCCGGCGACAAAGATCGACCGTTTGTGGTCGAATGCCTGATATCCGTCGTCAACGATGCCAATCGAACATGGAAGGTGCGAACGCGGGCCTGTTACGCGCTGGGTCGCGTTCCATTTCCAAAGTCGGTCAAGGTCGAAGATGTCATCACGGCCATTACGGAATGTGCCCTGCAGATTTCAAATGCGGCCGCAGCCAACCCAAACCATATGGATTGGAAGTACTGCTTTTACAATCTGTATGCGGCATTCCACACCGTCGACGGCAAGGACAAGGAAAAAGATAAAGATCTGGATACAGAGAAGAAGGGGGCAGGTGGCTTGCTGGTCCGCTTCAAAGTCGCCGCCCAACCTGCGTATGCGGTCATCGTGCCGATCGTCGCGGACATCCTTTCCGGTAAGGCCCCCGACGCCGGAAGCCTTCAGAAGCTGACCCAGTTCGCTCGCTCAAGACAAACCGATGCCGTCCAGGCCGGGACCAACAAGTAA
- a CDS encoding rhamnulokinase: MAEQVYLAIDLGAESGRVMAGMFDGQKIRLEELHRFSNGPVNVGDTMRWDVLRLWSQIQVGLQKAAARFGQNIVSVGVDTWGVDFVLLSKTGEMLGQPYHYRDARTRGVMDLAFQRVPRAEVFANTGLQFMEINSLYQLIVMNQTNPELMGLADKFLMMPDFFHWLLSGSRVVEFTNATTSQMYHPTQRNWSVEMLRKLGLPTHMLPEVVGPGTRLGRLREDVARRAGLPRLDVVAPATHDTGAAIAAVPTDRTGSGNWAYISSGTWSLMGLELPHAVLTPRALELNVTNEGGIDGTYRLLKNIMGLWLVQECRKSFERNGSPYDYGLLAQVARDARPFRAFVNPDAPEFLAPHDMPEAMRDWCRATNQEIPDTDGGLVRCALESLALKYRMVLGWLEELSGHKVEVIHIVGGGTQNELLNQFTANATGRPVITGPVEATALGNVLVQARTSGSVGSLSQIREIVRASCTMQRYEPQNTAQWNDAYVRFCELLKQPR; this comes from the coding sequence ATGGCCGAGCAGGTTTATCTGGCAATCGATCTGGGCGCCGAAAGCGGTCGCGTGATGGCGGGGATGTTCGATGGCCAGAAGATTCGTCTCGAAGAACTTCACCGCTTTTCGAATGGGCCGGTGAATGTTGGTGACACCATGCGCTGGGACGTGTTGCGATTGTGGTCGCAGATTCAGGTTGGCCTGCAAAAGGCCGCCGCGCGATTTGGTCAGAACATCGTTTCGGTGGGCGTCGATACCTGGGGCGTCGATTTCGTACTGCTCTCGAAAACGGGCGAAATGCTGGGCCAGCCGTACCACTACCGTGATGCCCGGACGCGCGGCGTGATGGACCTGGCCTTTCAACGGGTTCCCCGGGCCGAAGTCTTCGCCAATACCGGCCTGCAGTTCATGGAAATCAATTCGTTGTATCAACTGATTGTCATGAATCAGACGAATCCGGAACTTATGGGGCTGGCCGACAAGTTTCTGATGATGCCCGACTTCTTCCATTGGCTGCTTTCAGGAAGTCGAGTTGTCGAGTTCACCAACGCCACGACGTCGCAGATGTATCACCCGACACAGCGCAACTGGTCCGTGGAGATGCTCAGGAAACTGGGGCTACCGACGCATATGCTGCCCGAGGTCGTCGGACCGGGAACTCGCTTGGGACGGTTGCGAGAAGATGTGGCGCGACGCGCGGGGCTGCCCCGATTGGACGTCGTCGCCCCGGCGACCCACGACACCGGGGCTGCTATCGCCGCCGTACCGACGGACCGCACGGGGTCAGGCAACTGGGCTTATATCAGTTCTGGGACCTGGTCGCTGATGGGGCTCGAACTGCCGCATGCCGTTCTGACGCCGCGCGCCTTGGAACTGAACGTCACCAACGAAGGCGGCATTGATGGAACGTACCGGCTGCTGAAGAACATCATGGGATTGTGGCTGGTTCAGGAATGCCGCAAATCCTTCGAACGAAATGGCTCGCCCTACGACTACGGATTGCTGGCTCAGGTCGCTCGCGATGCGCGTCCGTTTCGCGCGTTCGTCAATCCGGATGCTCCCGAGTTCCTGGCGCCGCATGATATGCCCGAAGCGATGCGGGACTGGTGCCGAGCCACCAATCAGGAAATTCCAGACACGGACGGCGGCTTGGTTCGCTGTGCGCTCGAAAGCCTGGCGTTGAAGTACCGCATGGTTCTGGGTTGGCTGGAAGAGTTGTCCGGTCACAAAGTGGAAGTGATTCACATTGTCGGTGGCGGAACCCAGAATGAGCTCTTGAACCAGTTCACCGCCAACGCCACGGGCCGACCGGTCATCACCGGTCCTGTGGAAGCGACTGCTCTGGGGAACGTGCTTGTCCAGGCACGAACCAGTGGTTCGGTGGGTTCGCTGTCGCAGATTCGTGAGATCGTGCGGGCGTCATGCACGATGCAACGCTACGAGCCACAGAATACCGCTCAATGGAACGATGCCTACGTCCGCTTCTGCGAGCTTCTCAAGCAGCCGAGGTAG
- a CDS encoding DUF1501 domain-containing protein has product MMNAQPSPRRRPQLHRRDFLHVGSAGLLGLSLANGLRQEACADSEAVSPKVKNVIMIFLTGGPATIDMWDMKPAASESVRGEFQPRTTSVPGIQICEHLPNLASQMHRVSLVRSVTHSIPEHTQGAAYVMTGNRPSPAFEYPSLGSLSASLLKSNQGVPAYMSVGSPPSLGAGELGTSLNPFEFSMSDPQAGTAATSGIGLPAGFSVADLERRQRVLERIDRPMRAFDASPLPRQLGRFQGEALDVLRSDRINKALQLEDESDEQRKKYGGGFFGRSTLAARRLIEAGARFVTIGFGDWDTHLNNFTRLRTSLLPQLDLALGSLIDDLHDRGLLDETIVYCTGEFGRTPDVNAAAGRDHWSRTMTALLAGGGFRQGFVYGATDPSGSDPVESPCSPDDLGASIFHQLGFLPTQTVLTQSGRPVPLFRNGQALHELIG; this is encoded by the coding sequence ATGATGAACGCTCAACCTTCGCCACGCCGACGTCCACAGCTGCATCGCCGCGATTTCTTGCATGTCGGCTCAGCCGGTTTGCTGGGGCTGTCGCTGGCCAATGGATTGCGGCAAGAGGCCTGCGCAGATTCGGAAGCTGTTTCGCCAAAAGTAAAAAATGTCATCATGATTTTTCTGACCGGCGGACCGGCCACAATCGACATGTGGGACATGAAGCCGGCGGCTTCCGAAAGTGTTCGCGGGGAATTTCAACCGCGAACGACGTCCGTGCCAGGGATTCAGATTTGCGAACACCTGCCGAATCTAGCCAGCCAAATGCATCGAGTGTCTCTGGTTCGCTCGGTCACACACTCGATTCCTGAGCATACTCAGGGCGCGGCCTATGTCATGACCGGCAATCGCCCGAGTCCCGCGTTTGAATACCCGTCGCTCGGATCGCTATCGGCCAGCCTGCTGAAGTCGAACCAGGGGGTTCCGGCTTATATGTCTGTCGGATCACCGCCGTCACTCGGGGCGGGTGAGTTGGGGACATCACTGAATCCATTCGAGTTTTCGATGTCCGATCCCCAGGCGGGGACGGCTGCGACAAGCGGGATCGGGCTTCCGGCAGGATTCAGTGTTGCGGATCTCGAACGAAGGCAGCGTGTTCTCGAACGCATCGATCGCCCGATGCGCGCGTTCGACGCGTCGCCGTTGCCCCGGCAGTTGGGGCGGTTCCAGGGGGAGGCTCTTGATGTCTTACGCTCGGACCGGATCAACAAGGCGCTTCAGCTTGAGGACGAATCCGACGAGCAGCGTAAGAAATACGGTGGTGGATTCTTCGGACGCAGCACCTTGGCCGCGCGCCGGTTGATTGAAGCCGGTGCCCGATTTGTCACGATCGGTTTTGGAGACTGGGACACACACCTCAATAATTTCACGCGACTAAGGACCAGCCTGTTGCCTCAGCTCGATCTGGCGCTGGGCTCGCTCATCGATGACCTGCACGATCGAGGGTTGCTCGATGAAACGATCGTCTACTGCACGGGCGAATTCGGTCGGACACCAGATGTGAACGCGGCGGCGGGACGTGATCACTGGTCGCGAACGATGACGGCGCTCTTGGCCGGGGGCGGATTTCGCCAAGGATTCGTCTATGGTGCGACCGATCCGAGTGGAAGCGATCCGGTGGAATCCCCCTGCTCACCCGACGATCTCGGGGCCTCGATCTTCCATCAGTTGGGGTTTCTGCCAACGCAGACGGTACTGACGCAGTCCGGACGCCCGGTACCGCTCTTTCGAAACGGACAGGCACTGCACGAGCTGATCGGATAA